A genomic segment from Diospyros lotus cultivar Yz01 chromosome 5, ASM1463336v1, whole genome shotgun sequence encodes:
- the LOC127801997 gene encoding E3 ubiquitin-protein ligase RFI2-like, producing MNEFGFLVMGSEDSDVHDDGDGGGKASLELCSICLEAVTDNGERSWAKLQCGHQFHLDCIGSAFNIKGAMQCPNCRKIEKGQWLYASGSRPFSEFSMDDWTHEEDLYDISYSEMAFGVHWCPFTGLMQLPSAFAEGEFSSNAYHDILEQHAIFTEQTAVSSASHPCPYIPYFGPIHPSSSNSGGSVSDGTSFNNYWNGPSVPREIPDSYTFPAMDVHYPSWDHHSSLFSTSTSTSTSTSRAVGADQLSVVSVTQRAARPNLDIPSPGSFMHPFVVGHSSAARAGSSMVSSVVPPYPGSVARARDRVQALQAYFQQPSNAPRLQPSIISGTRRSSSHRGMAHVGPVAPLSDQSGGFHFFPSAASGRNFQETENPVPNRFHASWQREHLTSLSMGQGEADLGWGPFLQATGGGGSSIRLRQGSERMP from the exons atgaatgaaTTTGGTTTTCTCGTGATGGGTTCGGAAGATTCCGATGTTCACGACGACGGCGATGGCGGAGGCAAAGCCTCGTTGGAGTTGTGCTCCATTTGCCTGGAGGCTGTGACGGATAATGGGGAGAGATCCTGGGCGAAGCTTCAATGCGGGCATCAATTTCATCTGG ATTGCATTGGTTCCGCATTCAATATAAAAGGAGCAATGCAATGCCCCAACTGTAGGAAGATTGAAAAAGGTCAATGGCTTTATGCGAGTGGGTCCCGACCCTTTTCTGAATTTAGCATGGATGATTGGACCCATGAGGAGGATCTGTATGATATAAGCTATTCTGAGATG GCTTTTGGAGTTCACTGGTGTCCATTCACTGGATTAATGCAGCTTCCTTCAGCTTTTGC CGAGGGGGAATTTTCATCAAATGCAT ATCATGATATTCTCGAACAACATGCTATCTTTACTGAGCAAACAGCTGTATCCTCTGCTAGTCATCCTTGTCCATATATTCCATATTTTGGACCGATTCACCCCTCTTCATCAAATTCTGGTGGGAGTGTTTCAGACGGTACTAGCTTCAATAATTACTGGAATGGGCCATCAGTTCCAAGGGAGATACCCGATTCATATACTTTCCCTGCTATGGATGTCCACTATCCTAGTTGGGATCATCattcttctctcttctccacATCCACATCCACGTCAACATCAACCAGCCGTGCTGTTGGTGCCGATCAGCTTTCAGTTGTATCTGTGACTCAGAGGGCTGCTAGGCCAAATTTGGATATACCGAGCCCAGGATCTTTTATGCATCCATTCGTAGTGGGCCACAG TTCTGCTGCTAGAGCTGGGAGCTCAATGGTATCTTCAGTGGTTCCTCCTTACCCCGGGAGCGTTGCTCGGGCCCGTGACCGAGTCCAGGCTCTGCAGGCATACTTTCAGCAACCCAGCAATGCACCACGCTTGCAACCATCCATCATTTCAGGTACACGGAGATCTAGCAGTCATAGGGGTATGGCTCATGTTGGTCCAGTTGCCCCATTGTCTGACCAGAGTGGCGGCTTCCACTTCTTCCCATCAGCTGCTTCTGGTCGAAATTTCCAAGAAACAGAAAATCCGGTTCCAAATCGCTTCCATGCATCATGGCAAAGAGAACATTTGACCTCGTTATCAATGGGCCAAGGCGAGGCAGATCTTGGTTGGGGGCCATTTCTTCAGGCTACTGGTGGTGGTGGGTCAAGCATTCGCCTGAGGCAGGGATCTGAAAGGATGCCATGA
- the LOC127802000 gene encoding uncharacterized protein LOC127802000 isoform X2, whose amino-acid sequence MAWRQMMSSFNPRTLSTPLHSFAGLATFSSKSAPRIVKVGIPEFLNGVGKGVEAHVEKLESEIGDFQKLLVTRTLKLKKLGIPCKHRKLILKYTHKYRVGLWRPQGVPVKS is encoded by the exons ATGGCGTGGAGGCAAATGATGTCATCCTTCAATCCAAGAACGTTGTCGACTCCTCTGCATTCGTTTGCTGGGCTCGCAACTTTCTCTTCTAAATCAGCTCCTCGTATTG TAAAGGTAGGAATACCCGAGTTTCTGAACGGAGTTGGAAAAGGGGTCGAAGCTCATGTCGAGAAACTTGAATCAGAGATTGGTGATTTTCAGAAGTTGCTAGTCACCCGTACCTTGAAGCTTAAGAAACTCGGCATTCCTTGCAAACAC AGAAAGCTGATATTGAAATACACTCACAAGTATAGAGTGGGACTATGGAGGCCCCAAGGGGTGCCTGTCAAATCATGA
- the LOC127802000 gene encoding uncharacterized protein LOC127802000 isoform X1: MAWRQMMSSFNPRTLSTPLHSFAGLATFSSKSAPRIVKVGIPEFLNGVGKGVEAHVEKLESEIGDFQKLLVTRTLKLKKLGIPCKHVWVFAIIRAAFFLGNFIVGAVILERKLILKYTHKYRVGLWRPQGVPVKS, translated from the exons ATGGCGTGGAGGCAAATGATGTCATCCTTCAATCCAAGAACGTTGTCGACTCCTCTGCATTCGTTTGCTGGGCTCGCAACTTTCTCTTCTAAATCAGCTCCTCGTATTG TAAAGGTAGGAATACCCGAGTTTCTGAACGGAGTTGGAAAAGGGGTCGAAGCTCATGTCGAGAAACTTGAATCAGAGATTGGTGATTTTCAGAAGTTGCTAGTCACCCGTACCTTGAAGCTTAAGAAACTCGGCATTCCTTGCAAACAC GTGTGGGTCTTTGCCATCATTAGAGCTGCTTTTTTCCTCGGTAATTTCATCGTCGGAGCTGTTATcttggag AGAAAGCTGATATTGAAATACACTCACAAGTATAGAGTGGGACTATGGAGGCCCCAAGGGGTGCCTGTCAAATCATGA